The Bubalus bubalis isolate 160015118507 breed Murrah chromosome 8, NDDB_SH_1, whole genome shotgun sequence sequence AAAACCAGTAAAATGAGGACTTGCCACTTGCCACATTTCTAATTCTGTAAGCCTAAGAAGAGGCTCTACTTCCTTGATTCCCCGTAGATACTACTTCGGAACCTTTAGCTGCCTGCAGAGAATAGAAGAGTCATATTATACCTGCCATTGGGCTTTGactctgttctctttctttcctgtttttttctaaggatagttatttttaataaagcatgTTGATACCTCTTCTGGAGGTAATGTTTGAAGTTAGGGAGCCTTAGAATGCTcctttttcccccactttctttagtCCATAGCTCATTTGGGGCTGAAAGCTAGACCACCACAGTTTCCTAAGCCTGCTCTGAGTGGTCCTAGGCCCTGTGAAGTTGAACAGGAAGTCATTGGAAAATGAGGGCCCTTTCAGTCTCTCAGAACTCTGgaatttctctctctgctctacCTGCTCATTTTCTGTGAGCATTTGTGTCACACCACTCCTTAGTCATTTATTTActaatcattcaacaaatacttattgaatttcttttttgccAGGCCTCATTCTAGGTGGTAGGGGTATAGCAGTGAGTAAGATAGCTAAGATCCATCCCTCATGAAATTTATGTTCTTGAGGGATGGAGGCAATAagcaatacaaataaataattttaaataatgatttttctgTAAAAGTAATAAGTGttaagccttttttaaaaagttcagaatTGGACATGATGCCTAATGTCCTAAAGCGGTGGTTCTCAGTGTAAAATATAGATCCCTCAGCAGCATTGTTAGATAAAATATAGGACATCCAgtcaaatttaaatttcagataagtAATGACATTTTTAGTATATGGATATCCCATGTACTATTTGGGACATACttacacttttttgttttttggctttggCCTTACAATATGGCTTGTGGGGTGTTaacattccctgaccaggattttaacccaggcccatggcagtgaaagcgtgAAGTCTTAACCCTGGACTGCTAGGATATACTACCTTTTGAAGTATTTGTTTGTCAGAAATTCCAATTTAATtgggcatcctttttttttttttttttgctaaatctggcagccCTATTCCTGAGATCCTTTTTAGGAGCTAtacaaatttagaaatattttcctaataatACTAAGACATTAATTGCCATTTTCACTGTGTTGACATTTGTACTGTTGGTGTAAAGCTGTTGATGAGGTACAGGCAACAAACTACTAGTAGATTATAGtagtcaataaaaaaaatttttaatgacatcTTCACTTAAGAATGTCCCTGATGAAGAGGtaaaagttattaattttataagCATACACCTTTTAAGTATTCTGTGTGCAAATGGGGAGCACACATAAAGTAATGTtaacaaatacaaattttttttctattgtaagATGACATGTGCTAACATTTGGAAATTCTGGATAACTCAGtgaaccaatattttccaaatgaccagtGTGTGAAGTTACATGGTTGAAAAATTCATTCTAAGTGAAGTGATgtgaaaggcgctcagttgtgtccgactctttgcgaccccatggactatacagtccatggaattatccaggccagaatactggagtgggtaaactaGTTAATAGTTTGGTTCATTAATATGATATCATTAATATGATTTGAGTCCACATTATAGTTAACCTTTAAGAAACTATTGCCTGTCAAGTTTTGGTATTGTACCAAAGAAGAATAtccacaattatctgaaaagacCATTAAAGTCATCCTTTCCCAGCTACATATCTGTGTGAGaagtttttctttatatacttGAACCAGGCAATGTACTGAAACAGATTGAAGCAGATTAAATAGCAGAAGCAGATATTATAATACAGCAGTCTTCCATTAAGCCAtacattaaagagatttgcaaacaTAAAACAATGCCACTTATAtcactaaatttttattttttgttttggaaaatagtttttttatttatgttgacacattgatttcttatttttaaatgaattaatattttctacatttttcagttttcatttcaaatatggTGAATATTAACTTATGTAACCTATGTAAGCAAAAGGTCTGGAatccttaattatttttaagaatgtaaaaggGTCCTGAAGTCAGAAAGTAGGAGAATCACTGTCTGTAGGCATCctttataataaattaatttttcctttgccACTAGAATGATACTGTATTTATACTTACCTTTGAAAGAATTGAGAAAATAGTCACCCAGatcattttctgtctttgtggttCACCATGAGTGACtgatggaaggaagagaaagtaaCCAGAGGAACAGTGTTTCTTTACTTAGAGTGGTTATCTCTTTTTAGGAAGCAGTATTGAAACTGAGTCCTGAATCGAGATGTCTCTTCTGGGAAGATTTGGGGGGCAATGTGCAGAGCCCCTTGTGCAAACAGGATTGGCATACTTGTAGATTAGTGAGGCCTGAATAGCTGGAGGAGAGTAAACAAGAGAAAGAGTAATACAACATTAGGCCAGAGAGAGGCAGCCAGGGGCCAGATCATGTTGGGCCTAATTGCACTAGGAAGCCACAGAGAGTTTTGAGCAGGAGGAGGGATGTGATCTGATTAGAAAGAGCTCACTTAGACTGTTAAGTGAAAAGAAATGGTTTGCTGGGAACAGGGGTTGGGGGCACAAAATAGAGGAAGGGAAATGAGTTAGGAGACAGCTGCTGTTGACTGAGAGTTACTTGCAGTGGAGACAGAATGGGTCAAATCCATGTTCAGTTTTGGAGCTAGAACTGGCAGGAGGCTTATAGGCAACAAGAGAAATACAAGGTGATTCTTGGTTTTGTGGCCTGAGTAGTTTGTAAAGATGGTAAAGATAAATTGTTACAGAGCATCGAGGGATCTGATTTGAATGTTTAGGTTTTTTTATTCGAAGGTAGGAGTCTTTGGAGTTAGTGGTATCTGGTTACCAGTAAGTCTCtgtagaaaaaaatcatgaacatttttctttcttcttttttttttcccctcaaaaagtTTTCCTATTATGAAAGTTATTATCTGTTGccatagaaaatttgaaaaatacagaaatatgtaaataaaataaagatcaacTGATCTCAGAGATAACAGCTGTaacattttagtttatttctttcaaaacatGTACACActtatttcttattatatatataattagcaGTCATAATCTAGTGTTGCAGAAGCCTTGTTGTTTTCAGTGTCTCTATTACTAGAAATACtagaatgaacatttttttatgtAACACCCTTTGTTTACATGTTCAATCATTTCCTGAGGTCAGATTCTAGAAATTCTGTTAGAATCAAAAGGTATGAGCATTTGTAAGGCCTTTGACATTTATTGACAATTTTCCTCCCAGAAAAGTTTTACCATGATTTCCATAATGGCAACTTAGAAGAATGTCCATTTCACCACATCCTTAATAATGATcgtccatttttaatttttgccaatctgataaataaaacattgtgtctattttaagttgtatttttatttaaaaaaatttttttatctacttatttttgcctgtgttgggtcttcattactgcacaGGGGCTTTCTCTAATGCAGTGAGTGGGAGTTATCCTctggttgcggtgcatgggcttctcattgcagtggcttctcttgttgaagagcacaTGTCCTGgaacatgcaggcttcagtagttgtggcatggaggctcagtggttgtggcgtggaggctcagtggttgtggcgtggaggctcagtggttgtggcgtggaggctcagtggttgtggcgtgGAGGCTCAGTGATTGCAGCTCGAGGGTTCTACATCTTGGACTCAGTTGTTGTGGCACATcagtttagttgccctgtggcatgtggaatcttccctgaccactagggaagtcctaagttgtaattttaaattgaacttttcaatttcatttgtaTACTGGCTATTTGAGTTGTTTTGTGAATTGCTTGTTCATTATCTTTGCCCATGTTAGcttatttttcttactgatttgtaagAGCTAATTATACATTCTCATTAACTCTTCTGTCATATATGTTGCAGTTATGGTATTCCCACTTTActgtttgccttttaattttgcttGTTACAGTTTTTgacatacagaattttttttataagTTCAAATGTATGTGGAATcaactctctttttcttttctgtattattcCTTACACTCCGTTTATCTTTAGAAAATTTTGCCCcttcaaatattaataatgaactatattttattctaattttatactttattaagTAGAGTCtagttttttaattctttccttaatGATTATGAAATTTTTCTAATGATCAAGATTAGCATATTTTCCTATCTAGCACCTCTCATTTTACTATACTATCAAAAGTATTGGTATTTAAAGATTCCAATTGATTCCTCACTTCAGGTTTTACAGACATTTCACCAGAGGAGTTGAGACTTGAATACCATAACTTCTTAACCAGCAATAACTTACAGAGTTatgtaagtttgtttcctattCATCTAACTAACAGATTAGCTGTTAATTATTGTCTTCTCTATAGTGGCTCACTTGTGTGTTGGCAAAGTGGATgagatctatatattttttttttttttttcagaaaactatattctaaattattttctttacaattgGTTGGTTATCTAAAGTGATGAGAGTATACTTTGACTATAGTAACTaccaatgcttttatttttattaccaatTATTCAGCAATCAGTCCCAGAAATCATACCCTTTCATCATTTGACAGACATTTATGGTGCATCTTGTACATGCAGACACCTTGGTGAATGCTAGAAAAACAAATGCAGTGTTGGGTGCAGATTAGCCTTCTCATGTATCAAgtatcaaaaaattgaaaaactggGTGAGAATAAGTTTAGTGCTTAAAGGAAATGACATAAACTCTGTATTTTCTGTTGTCTACTGTCAGTATCATATCAACCAGTACACATGTTTGTCTCCCATCCAAATATAACTATTAATAACTCTGTGCTGCCAGGTACTTGGGATCTTAACTAGGTTATACAAGGAGCTGGAGaatagggaaagggaaaggggtcTACAGCAGGAGTGTCTGTGGCAAGTAGGGGTAGGTCAATGAAAATTTTACAAGTTATGggccataaaaatgttttataattttattgtgaCTTTGGAAATAAAGACATGAAGTTGTTGAAGAGCTTACCTTAAACACTCAATACTGACATGTTATTTTTCTGTCATCTTTCTTCAGCTAAATTCTGTCCAGCAGTTGATAAATCAGTGGAGGAACAGGGTGAATGAACTGAAAAGTCTAAATACATCAACTGCAATAGCTTTGGTGAGTATTGGAGAATCTTCTACAAGGAAGTATCTTATCTGTTGCCTTTTTGAAGAATTTCATTTTGGATTTGTGAAACAAAGCTAAAGAATTATGATACACATTCTCAAGAACCATAATATATCATTTAGAGTCAAGGTTCTGGAAttcctttctctctgttccttAGTCAGAAAAGCACAGATAATTATGCTTTTCTTAAACTATTCTTAGGATTAGGTTCTTAATTTTGGTAGTACTAGTTTTGAAAATTgggaaatattatataatataaattcaaGTATTACAGgtttcagcatttaaaaagaaattgctttgaaaaattatatgaatgcatatttatttatttatttttttatttattgactgcattgggtcttagttttggTACATGATATCTCCATTTCAGCACGTAGGCTCTCTGGTTGAGGCAtgtaggcttagttgcctcgtggtatgtgggatcttagttccccaaccaaggatcgaacctgcatcctctgcattggaaagcagattcttaaccactggaccaccagggaagtcacatgtAGACTAATACACACTTTGGTGACTGGAGGACACTTACCGTATGTTCCTATCTTATACAGAAATGCTGTTAGGAGGTATATACGCACTTGTCCCCAAAGATACATGATACTACTGCAGCATATTCATTATCTCTGttgataaagtttatttttctgccCCCAAAAAGTGTTCTTAagagcattatttttaaataaaatatttacatttagaatttaatatttcCAGTTTCCTAGGTGATTTTTCTTTGTACTTTCTGAAAAAAGCTGAGAGTAGTAGCTGCCTGAACTTAGTGAATGACTGAAAGTCCTAATACCCTACTCCTTAAATATCTGCTTCTAAATGACTAGAGTCTTGTGCAAGCTAGTTTCTTCTGCCTTTCAGTTGTTGTCATGCCATTTGAATTCAGCAggacttcggagaaggcaatggcaccccactccagcactcttgcctggaaaatcccatggacggaggagcctggtaggctgcagtccatggggtcgcaaagagtcggacacaactgagcgacttcactttcacttttcacttttcatacattggaggaggaaatggcaacccactccagtgttcttgcctggagaatcccagggacgggggagcctggtgggctgccgtctatgaggtcgcacagagtcagacacaactgaagtgacttagcagcagcaggacttctTGGAAGTATTTTTTCTCTAGATGAGAGGTGGCCCACTATCACCAATGCTAATGTGTAAGAGGTAACTGAGTTCAGAGAACTACGGAGCTTCCTTCAAGATTGGAAGTTCTGTGTTCTTTGACAGCTTCCAGCGGGCCCTTCTGTAATTGAGAATCTTGGATAGCCTACCTACAACTGGCTTACCATGCATCAATTCTTTATGTCCAATTATTCTTTTaatccattatatggatataataTGATTTGTTTATTCACATTCCTTATATGATAATTTGCTTATCACACAAGCTGAGAGAGAGAAGctagcccccccccaaaaaaaaaacaaaaactgtatactatatgattctatttatatgaaactcTAGAAAAGACAAACCTCATTTCTAGTAATAAAAAGTGGATGAGTGGTTCCCTGGGACCAGAGGTTGGAAGAGGGTTGCCTGGAAATGGACACACGAGAACTTTTatgggtgatggaaatattctaaatCTTGATTGTAGTGATGGTTATAAATTTATGAAAGcccattgaaaaataaatttctcaatgGATGCATCTTATTTTATgtaaactatacctcaataaagttgaattttaaaaaatgctggggacttccctggtggtccagtggccaagactgcattcccaatgcaggccGCTGGGGTTCTATACCTGGTTgaggagctagatcccacatgccataactaaaggatcctgagtgccacaactgagacccagtgcagccaaataaataactattttttaaaaacaatgccaATAGGGTTTTCAAATGAGAGAAATAATATATGCTTGTATTAATGAGGAAGGACTTATTAGTGGTCAGGATTAAGTGAAAAGTTCATTGAAAAGGAGATTAAGATTTCAGTAAGCAGAGATGAAAGATATTTCTACAGCAGAAAATAGcaagaacataaaatattttaagggaaTAGGGAATGTTTAGTAGAGTTTACTGGTAAGCTTTTAATAATGTAATTGTGAATTAACTTCAAGTCAAGCATTTGAGTAAGTCAACTGGGGTAGCCTCTAACGGTCCCTTACCTAATATCTAGGTTTCTTGGTTAATGCAGATCAACCTGTAGACACTGAAATCtagaattaaaaagtatttttctgattttaatatgtGTTCAttgaagaaatttagaaaatgttttaagaacataaataaaattaaaaacacaattcaTCAGCCAGACCATCACTCTGAACTCCTTGAGAAGGGCCcattttttctatgcatattcACTTGTGGGCATTTTTCTATGTTAAGCAATTGAAGACATTTTAAAGTGCAcgtttgaaaattaaatttggCTAAAAGTGTACAGAAAAAGTACTTGAGTTATTCACTTGCCTACCTCTTTTTTAATAGCTGTCCGATTTACAGGATGGAGTGAATCAAGCAACACCTTCATTTGGATTTGGCAATAGGCAAACAGTAACATTTGGGTCACCAGGTAAGTGAAAAGTCATGCAAGACTTGATTGATTTAGAAAAATGGGATTTTATGGGTTTCAAATACAAAGCCTGAAGGTGTCTCTAGTGCCATATTAAGTCACCCTTGCAAATTCTACCACCTTCCATAATAGAGCTTCAAAGAATTTGGCTCATCTAGCATTGTGAAATGGTGTTCAGAATGGGCATGTTCTTTGAAAGACCCTATGGCTCAGGTTTTAGACGTGTATTTTAGGAATGGTATTTCTAGAGTTTCATAGGACTACATAGCTACGGTAACAGCACCTATGAGGACTTTCTTGTTCCTGTACATAACAGCGTAGTTTTGTCTTCAAGTGACAGCTCCAACGAGAGTAGAGGACAAGCTGAAGTGAAGGTCCACTCCCTAATCCCTGAGATTTCTCAAGAGCTGCCTTCTTAAGTGAAGGTAAATTAGAGTGCAGATGAGATCAGTGTAGCAGAAAGGCCAACAGGGTTTAGAGAGTTTGTCCTAActtctcattttcacttttcttccttccaaTAAGTTTCTCATCATCTAAACAtggcagaaataagaaaaagaaaaggtgggGGCAAGGTAGTAATATAGCTACATTTTTTGACTAAtcgtttcttttttctttttctggtttttgtaGGTTTTCCAGTgaataacagcagcagcaacagtgctcagaattttagttttaaacCAAGCTCTGGATTTGCTACAGCCCCTTCTGGAAGCCCTCCTGTATTTGGGAATACTCCAGCGTTTGGAGCTGTACCCACTGCCAGTTctgccattgctgctgctactctGACTTTTGGCCTAAGGAAACCCGAAATCACATCTGctgcttcattttcatttaaaacccCTGCAGCTTCTGGTTTTGGATCATCTGGATTTTCAGGATTTTCACCTTCTATGGCAGCAAGCCCTGTTGGATCTCCAGTGGCCCCAGCCTTTGGAAGTGGCAGTTCTGTAGCTGGTTTTGGTAGTCCAGGCTCACAACCTCACACTGCTTTCTCTAAGTCATCCAGTGACACCTTTGGAAACAGCAGCGTACCTACTTCTCTCTCATTCTCACTTGGCAGCACCACAATAGATAATGCATTATTCACACCCAAGGATCAACTAACAGCAGAAGAACTGGAACAGTTTCAATCCAAGAAATTTGCTCTGGGAAAAATTCCATTAAAGCCACCACCTGTGGAACTTCTGAATATTTAAAAGGGCAAttttaaatacaggaaaaaaaacggcttttaaaattgttttgagtGGTTCATATGAAAgaggaagtatatatatatatatacacacacacatacacatgtatatgcatatatattgcatatatatttataagaagTATAAATTTTCAATAACATTAGGAGTtcttaaatttaacatttttccttGAGTCTAGCTATTtaagtaaaacaacaaaaaatagcagcagatttttttctcttttttactgtAATGATGAATGGAACTGAAAAAACTTAGGGTGCACTAAATAAAGTACTTTTCTCATTCTGTATCACTTTATACTGTCTTACCATTTAAAGTTTtacctttaaacttttttttttaaggaaagagatAATTTCTAGAACCAGTAGGGAAAAAATGCTAAAGTGTTTAGTCTACCTACTGAATAAACATCAGTAGGATGGTGACTTTCTTTCGTGTACAGAAGATTCTCTTaaagagagaaatataatttttaaagggtaaaagcttttatttttagtacCTAAGAAGTATTTTCACCTCATAATTTTTCCTCCTCAGTTTTGGCCATCTCATGAACCATTTGAGTTTTTGTTAACAGTTTCATACTAGTTTTTATCTTGGCCTAATTTTTATgtaattctgttttttcctcaCATTGTCTCATCAAGTGGATGGATTGTAAGAGGACTAGAAATTACGATCTCATGTAGATGAAGagcatttgtgtgtatatatatcctttaTAGATGCATAAGACATTTCTGGAAGAATAAGAAACTTGCTAATAATGACTACCTCTGGGAAAAGAATTGGTGTCCAAGTtaggagaaatattttatataccatTTTGAAGTGTTTGAATATTTTACCAGGTACATGTggtactttgtttttttaattaaaagaagatCACAAAAAATTAGGAAGCTTTTTCCAACTAAACATTATTGACAAGTTTAATGATACTTATGATCAAGCTAGTTTTtcaagatgcttttttttttttttaattttattttatttttaaactttacataactgtattagttttgccaaatatcaatatgaatccaccacaggtttacatgtgttccccatcctgaaccctcctccctcctccctccccattccatccctctgggttgtcccagtgcaccagccccaagcatccagtattgtgcatcaagatgcatttttgaaaagcattttttttttaaacaagtattcAAGATGCATCTTTTctaggcttttttcttttcaagtaacGGAGAAGTAACTTTATAACTGGAAAAAGGTCATTGAAGAGCAAGTCTAGGCTTTCTTCCACCTCCATTTACGTTATTAAGGTATGCTCATTCCTTTTGGTGTATTTCTTAAAACCTTTTTATAGAATGTTTATTATAACAACTTTGGAAACTTAGaacaaggaaattaaaattatcAGTAATCTCTTCCTCCCCCAAGAATAGTGTATATAGAGGGATGAGGACTCACCAGCTGTTTCTAGAGTTTGTATTAGAATTTTCAGATGTGTTTGGGTCTCCTTGTGCCCTCAGATTGAAGGAGGAGTATCTTATATATATGGTTGATCCAAGCAGCCAGAGACATCATTAGTTGAAGCATATGTGTCAAGAGTTCTGTGTTCCTTTTTCAAGCCTCAGAAAATTGTATAACTAGCACTATGAGAATAGTTTCTTTACACAGATCAGGTGTTGAActgatttttaagtgaaaatcttACCTATTAAAGATATATGCTCCACATGATTTTAGCATATATGCAAAGGATTTGGTCCTCAGAGGATCCAGATTCTCTGTTATACTTTTTGAAGAACTTATGACTCAAACTAAGTTTTGGAACCCCAGCGTTCCAACTAAGAGGTGTATGTTTGAAACCATCCTTGGTATAGAGATGGTAAATATACCCTAAGTTCCTGCTTTGATTTCAAGTTCGTTATAAGGACTTtgcaatgttttttgttttttttttcaacttacaGTTGACTCCTAGAGTTCTCCTACACTAATGGAATGAACCCTGTATAAAGGTAGATAAAGTTTCAAGACCCTAAAAAGGAGTGGAAGGGAAGAGGCAACCAAAAGGTGCAAGAGCAAGTACTACCATCTAGATTTACTCAATGAGGCAAGAACCAATTCTGACAGAGCTGGTCATATTAAAAGTATACTCCCGAATAAGCACAGACAACCCCATTTCACAACTTCTACAACAGCCGCCTCTTTTCCCTAGGACTTAGAGGAAGGGACAGAATTGCATATAAGGTTTATATTACAAGTAAAATGATCTAACTAGCTTCATTATTTGATCACAGAAGGATAGAGGTATAACAGCTGAGAGCTAattagaaagggagagagaagctgatattaaaactattaaaaaggtATAATATGATTTAGCTACAGAGTATGTATTGTTCAAGTATTGttcataaaagtaaaagaatccAATCTGTTGTCCAACAACAGGAAATTGGTTAATCTGGTAGATTcatatattggagtatagctttTTTAAATGACCTGGGTTTTCACTCTAGTCAATGGGCGAAagctcattatttatttattattttattattattactctaaTTGCACTGACTGGGACACTcagtactgtgttgaatagtagtggtgagaggggGCATCTTTGCCTTGTTTatgatcttaaaggaaaaactATCTTTCATGATTGAATATGGTATTAGCTGTGGCCTTTTCatgtatggcttttattatgttgaggtagtttccttaTTTTCCCCAGTTGGTTGAGTGTTTTCATCatgaaaaaatttttactttgtcaaatgtgtttttatgcatcagttgagatgatcatatgggttTTGTTCTCCATTTTGTTAATGTTGTTTACTTATACTGATTGCTTTTGTATGGTGAACCATCTTTGCATTCCAGATACAAATCCCACTTAATCATGTGTGAAtacttttaatgtgctgttgaattcagtttactagtattttgttgaggacttttgtaTCGTTACTCATCAGGAATATTTGTCTATAGttttcttgtgtcttttttttctggttttggtatcagaacAATGCTGGCTTCATACAGTGAGTTTGGGgatgttccctcctcttcaattcTCTGGAAAGATTGGTATTAATTCCTTAATTGTTTGATAAAATCCTTCAGTGAAGTCATCTTGTCCTGGTTGGGCAGTGTTTGATTACTGCTTCAATCTCATTATAGGTCTgttcagattctttactacttgatGATTTAGTTTTGGTAGTTTGTATGTTTCCAGGAATCAATCCgtttcttctaggttatctaatttgttgaTATTTAATTGTTCACAGTAATCTTTTATAATCCgtttttatttctgtgacatCAGTCATAATATCCACTCTTTTGATTCTAATTTAGTTATTAGAATCTTTTAGCTCTTTTTCTTAGTTAATGTAGCTAAGGATTTGCCAATTTTTGTGGTCTTTTTAAAAGACCATGTCTTAGTCTGCTAATGCCACCATAATAAAACACCACAGACAGGGTggc is a genomic window containing:
- the NUP42 gene encoding nucleoporin NUP42 isoform X3: MEVWESSGQWMFSSYSPVKKKPNISGFTDISPEELRLEYHNFLTSNNLQSYLNSVQQLINQWRNRVNELKSLNTSTAIALLSDLQDGVNQATPSFGFGNRQTVTFGSPGFPVNNSSSNSAQNFSFKPSSGFATAPSGSPPVFGNTPAFGAVPTASSAIAAATLTFGLRKPEITSAASFSFKTPAASGFGSSGFSGFSPSMAASPVGSPVAPAFGSGSSVAGFGSPGSQPHTAFSKSSSDTFGNSSVPTSLSFSLGSTTIDNALFTPKDQLTAEELEQFQSKKFALGKIPLKPPPVELLNI
- the NUP42 gene encoding nucleoporin NUP42 isoform X1; the protein is MTICQFFLQGRCRFGDRCWNEHPGPRGAGGGRQQQPSGSNRRGWNTTSQRYSSVIQPSSFSKPTPWGGSRDQEKPSFAAFDSGESASKNRGFGLSQNPFASPGSDDQKDDKKLLEGIVKDMEVWESSGQWMFSSYSPVKKKPNISGFTDISPEELRLEYHNFLTSNNLQSYLNSVQQLINQWRNRVNELKSLNTSTAIALLSDLQDGVNQATPSFGFGNRQTVTFGSPGFPVNNSSSNSAQNFSFKPSSGFATAPSGSPPVFGNTPAFGAVPTASSAIAAATLTFGLRKPEITSAASFSFKTPAASGFGSSGFSGFSPSMAASPVGSPVAPAFGSGSSVAGFGSPGSQPHTAFSKSSSDTFGNSSVPTSLSFSLGSTTIDNALFTPKDQLTAEELEQFQSKKFALGKIPLKPPPVELLNI
- the NUP42 gene encoding nucleoporin NUP42 isoform X2; amino-acid sequence: MTICQFFLQGRCRFGDRCWNEHPGPRGAGGGRQQQPSGSNRRGWNTTSQRYSSVIQPSSFSKPTPWGGSRDQEKPSFAAFDSGESASKNRGFGLSQNPFASPGSDDQKDDKKLLEGIVKDMEVWESSGQWMFSSYSPVKKKPNISGFTDISPEELRLEYHNFLTSNNLQSYLNSVQQLINQWRNRVNELKSLNTSTAIALDGVNQATPSFGFGNRQTVTFGSPGFPVNNSSSNSAQNFSFKPSSGFATAPSGSPPVFGNTPAFGAVPTASSAIAAATLTFGLRKPEITSAASFSFKTPAASGFGSSGFSGFSPSMAASPVGSPVAPAFGSGSSVAGFGSPGSQPHTAFSKSSSDTFGNSSVPTSLSFSLGSTTIDNALFTPKDQLTAEELEQFQSKKFALGKIPLKPPPVELLNI